tctcatgtaacgatttttttagttttttgtaattgaaaatgaatgactgtagatatttgaaaatttcactgaatgtttatattagcattttctgtacacgataaaattttcgaaataatttgactctttttgagctgtttacggactttgtcatttgtcaatttttttagtttttttatctgTTTATTTCTCAATTtctgaaaagtattaaaaatacataggcacaatttgtttttttaagcatttaaagttcgaattttgacaaaatttatcttatttaaaattgaatcattattttgtagttacaaatttataaaatgttcaacttttatagataaggattgcaaatttaaaacaaggttccacataaataggttctatataaattactttagtcaccttaatatcatcCTATAgtataggctgactgaccgttttcgctcagaatcgtttttcttatacaattatattatatttttgaattcaaatttaacaccatccattacagtcacccacttgtaacctactgtacaacagagcgacatccactaacccacatttttatttctggtgttacataaaaactaaaattgttatttttatattttattataaataaattcaatacatccGCAAATACTAACCTATCTAgggagtaaaaattcccatggTGTGAAGTCAGTCCGactttttttatgtatctcAAGAAAGAGGGGCCCATATGCATTTGTTTGCACCTGGGTCTTTGACTCTCTAGTTACGGCACTGgttacctactaatataattattagtacttGGTGTTACTACTGTTActgataggtacttatataaatatgtctATAGACCGGTCTGAGAAGACTCCGAATGCAGTATAACTTAACAGAACAACACGATGAAAGGATGGCCCGGGGCCTGTCTTGGCTATCCCCATGTGGCCCGTGAGTATTGTAAGGCATCATGATTCATGAGATCGTAGCATACGCATACATACCAGCAAATTGATACAAACATGTCAATCGCTGTGGAAGGCATGCTTCGACTCGTGCGAGCTGAAACCAAAGTTCTTGTACATTTTatcaatgattatataattatattgtgtattatataatcaatgattttatGAATGCTGCATGGGAGCCACGATGTAGGTAAAACCTACATCGTGATGGGAGCTAAGCAATGTGATACAGTTCGGCTCCCATGTAATGATACATAGGTActgggggaaaaaaaaaagatacttatataaatagaaattattataatagtagcaGACCTATAGGCCATACCAGTGTATCACATGGTCATATTaagtataacttttttaataataggtaggtactaaatactaatgtacctactattaaatgATTCAAATATCCATACATTATACTAGTGGCGGTCacataggcgcacataggggagtgcttgggggtgcttagcacccccaattcatttcagtatttcaccaatcatttttaaattattgtggtttattggttcggaatttttttttccatgccaattaatgataactgttcacgaattcacgattaaaagagtattgtgtgaatgcacatctcagtgtttcagcttttgtcaatatgcagcaatgatattattatagaaaattatactatcttagggattacggttgggtacgaaatcttctatttataactttggttattacttgatttttactaatatatttatttaatctgcgggctacgctgaattgaataaattcggaatgacaaatattattaagaggatgctacacacgcatgtgtggtctccgttttacaaatgtaaaacatagtaaaaatggttttgcgtggataagaaccactatggctaaacttatagttcatgttatgcaaccaaatgttcctactaggaagaagagaacatagactgtgcaNNNNNNNNNNNNNNNNNNNNNNNNNNNNNNNNNNNNNNNNNNNNNNNNNNNNNNNNNNNNNNNNNNNNNNNNNNNNNNNNNNNNNNNNNNNNNNNNNNNNNNNNNNNNNNNNNNNNNNNNNNNNNNNNNNNNNNNNNNNNNNNNNNNNNNNNNNNNNNNNNNNNNNNNNNNNNNNNNNNNNNNNNNNNNNNNNNNNNNNNNNNNNNNNNNNNNNNNNNNNNNNNNNNNNNNNNNNNNNNNNNNNNNNNNNNNNNNNNNNNNNNNNNNNNNNNNNNNNNNNNNNNNNNNNNNNNNNNNNNNNNNNNNNNNNNNNNNNNNNNNNNNNNNNNNNNNNNNNNNNNNNNNNNNNNNNNNNNNNNNNNNNNNNNNNNNNNNNNNNNNNNNNNNNNNNNNNNNNNNNNNNNNNNNNNNNNNNNNNNNNNNNNNNNNNNNNNNNNNNNNNNNNNNNNNNNNNNNNNNNNNNNNNNNNNNNNNNNNNNNNNNNNNNNNNNNNNNNNNNNNNNNNNNNNNNNNNNNNNNNNNNNNNNNNNNNNNNNNNNNNNNNNNNNNNNNNNNNNNNNNNNNNNNNNNNNNNNNNNNNNNNNNNNNNNNNNNNNNNNNNNNNNNNNNNNNNNNNNNNNNNNNNNNNNNNNNNNNNNNNNNNNNNNNNNNNNNNNNNNNNNNNNNNNNNNNNNNNNNNNNNNNNNNNNNNNNNNNNNNNNNNNNNNNNNNNNNNNNNNNNNNNNNNNNNNNNNNNNNNNNNNNNNNNNNNNNNNNNNNNNNNNNNNNNNNNNNNNNNNNNNNNNNNNNNNNNNNNNNNNNNNNNNNNNNNNNNNNNNNNNNNNNNNNNNNNNNNNNNNNNNNNNNNNNNNNNNNNNNNNNNNNNNNNNNNNNNNNNNNNNNNNNNNNNNNNNNNNNNNNNNNNNNNNNNNNNNNNNNNNNNNNNNNNNNNNNNNNNNNNNNNNNNNNNNNNNNNNNNNNNNNNNNNNNNNNNNNNNNNNNNNNNNNNNNNNNNNNNNNNNNNNNNNNNNNNNNNNNNNNNNNNNNNNNNNNNNNNNNNNNNNNNNNNNNNNNNNNNNNNNNNNNNNNNNNNNNNNNNNNNNNNNNNNNNNNNNNNNNNNNNNNNNNNNNNNNNNNNNNNNNNNNNNNNNNNNNNNNNNNNNNNNNNNNNNNNNNNNNNNNNNNNNNNNNNNNNNNNNNNNNNNNNNNNNNNNNNNNNNNNNNNNNNNNNNNNNNNNNNNNNNNNNNNNNNNNNNNNNNNNNNNNNNNNNNNNNNNNNNNNNNNNNNNNNNNNNNNNNNNNNNNNNNNNNNNNNNNNNNNNNNNNNNNNNNNNNNNNNNNNNNNNNNNNNNNNNNNNNNNNNNNNNNNNNNNNNNNNNNNNNNNNNNNNNNNNNNNNNNNNNNNNNNNNNNNNNNNNNNNNNNNNNNNNNNNNNNNNNNNNNNNNNNNNNNNNNNNNNNNNNNNNNNNNNNNNNNNNNNNNNNNNNNNNNNNNNNNNNNNNNNNNNNNNNNNNNNNNNNNNNNNNNNNNNNNNNNNNNNNNNNNNNNNNNNNNNNNNNNNNNNNNNNNNNNNNNNNNNNNNNNNNNNNNNNNNNNNNNNttatttcgagttataaattcataaaaatttttctttttaaatctaagattttaaaatgtaatacaagattccttataggatattctacctttaccaaaaaaaaaatgtctataagaatctcaaattaaatttttatgggcgtttgaaattcatatttttacaacatttgatattcactcgatttcttacgtaacgattttcttattttgttgtaattaaaaaacgagtgactgtagaaacttgaaaatttcactgaatgtttatattagcattttatatatacgataaaatttttaaaataatttgactctttttgagctgtttacggacattgtaagttttcaatttttttagttttttttctataaatatcaataaagttatatctgttgggccaaaaagtgtataaatttaatacaaagctcctgatatattgttacaatatcagttgaaaaatattaaaaatacataggcacaatttttttttataagcatttaaagatcaaattttgacaaaatttattaaattttaatttgaaaaattattttgtagataaaaatgtataaaatgttcaatttttgtatctaagaattgaaaatttaaaacaagattccacgtaagtaattaattctgttaccaaaaaatctaaaaaatacatttacgcagtttatttttatagtcattttaagcacaaatttggacgaaattacatattaaaaacctaggataactattttagttattttgttgtgattgtataatattattcgtgggtacttgaaacttctaaagtatactattatatatctatgatagtaccacggttttttgttgatgtataacgcgttataagtacctaataaatattatgatatgattaatttggaatttattataggtacctaatataatattatgtcttatacctagactaacatatcgtctccgctcagaatcgtttttcttatacaatgatattatatcattgaattcaaattaaataccatccattatacagtgacccacttgtaacctactgtacagcagagcgaaatccacttacccaccttttttaacatgcactttttgattattaaaaattaaaaaatataatttataggtagttatcAGATCACATCGAAAAAAAGGTCATAGGGTAACTATTCCCTCACCTCtctaaaatagtacctattcatAGCTACCACTAACCAACgtacttgaaaatttagtattaagtattttgtgtgtaaaaaaatatctatcctCCTGAgacaaattactaattatgcCACTGGGCAATGTAGAATATTACCCTTTACCAGTGGCGTATCTTCGAGGAGAGACCAAatcttgtatataataatatgaatataatatgtgtatactgaatgtttatttaaatctttatatCCCCTCCGtgaaaaaatcctagatacTCTACTACCCTCTACTGactattggttaaaaaaatatataaaattatcaaatacagtataagatcattattcccgtatcccattaaatgtatttttgtggacaaaattacattggcACTAGGTATGTATTATGCTCTAGCAGTCTAGCCTCTAATACATTGTAGAGTCTAAGAGtgtactttgtataatataaattatatattaattaaacctatatacctacaatctaccaaatactgaaatacctacataatttactacatatataagtatagataaggcacatcatatatttaattttatagtttacctTTGGCCAAAAAGTATTCTTTTTGAAGACATTCAATCAATTTATACTGTTCTGCCAAGCATTGGTCGTTAGTGAAGTTTCGTTCTTCCAAGCACTCTAAATTTTTAACGATacctttgattttatatttattattagtataagaCATTGCTTCATGTATTTGTTTCTTAGAAAGTccacaaattaaattgttttccaaatcatttttcagtaattgaccataaaatgtatgacaaattgttatcaaaataaaacaaagtttttcaaaaaaattgacacCATGCATTgtgttgaattttattatagacattttaagcaataaaaattagtaggtacataactaatttgtcaaaataatattaatttatccatGGTTTATCTagtctagattttttttttataaatgttaagagACATAgatcatttaaaattgtacattatagtGTTAAATCTAAGTAACCATGGACCGCCTTAACTCAACAGAAGTTGCTAGGTAATTACCACGGCTGTAAATCTACGAccgtggttattattattattaatttacgaatCATTgtaatgttttcattttatatgaaaatttgaaaataaaaataattcagcaacaatgtattattttgaatttatctaCATAAGTAGGAACTAGGAAATAatggatatttaaataaataaaaattaatcaatatttgttggaaaaataacaacatttaataatgatattatattttacagttgtaTTATTTAGTACCAGCAACAAATAATCCAGAAAACAAAAAACCTCCTCCATCGTCCATTGTAACATCAGGATGTGTTCTATTTGGAAGGACTTGATGATATCTCATAAAATTATCAGTCAGTCGAAGAAACACTACGTCTCTTCTCATCTTAAATTCAGCATAAATAGTAACCAACACTTCTCTATATGCTGAATAAATGACAAAAGGTCTTGACAAAGATAAATATGGTAAAAGTGTCTTAACAAATTCAGTTGGTTCCTCTCTGCAGACTACAATTAAGCCatcaaatttatttgattttataaaatttaaaccatCTGTACTAGTTATTGGTCgatgttttttcttaatttgtgtATATGCTTCAtcactttttctttttttctcgtCCGAACAATTAGGTACATCTTCCTCATCTTTTTCTGCTGGAATATTATCttcattttttgtattcaatatttcatcTAAACTTACAgttaacatttgttttattttagtttcagAAAAATTCATGGCCTTCACTGCTCTTAATGCATTTTGTTCAGATGTTGAAGAGAATATGTGTACAAGGCATCCATTATCATGCAGTTGGTTAAGAAGTGCCGCTTGTAATAATCCTTGACTTCCATTCTCATACAGCAAATACTTACCACCAGGATCCAAATTCACACGACATAATATCTGAGCTAATGTATCAAACCTTAAAGCTATAGTTTTAGGAAGTGTTTGTTGCTTATACAG
This portion of the Acyrthosiphon pisum isolate AL4f chromosome A1, pea_aphid_22Mar2018_4r6ur, whole genome shotgun sequence genome encodes:
- the LOC100167855 gene encoding tRNA (adenine(58)-N(1))-methyltransferase non-catalytic subunit TRM6, whose translation is MMAKNLENIIARGHYLIINKNETYLIHQISNKAILKLGRDVIDLKAAIGQPFSSTYKLEPMPEKKRHYSLVICNDNQVRNQWSTNGCGTDNKLITDDSSSQLLSTDEIIALKESGESGQNIVERLLENSKTFQLKTEYAQEKYLKKKARKYCDYLTIFKPSIRLITDVLYKQQTLPKTIALRFDTLAQILCRVNLDPGGKYLLYENGSQGLLQAALLNQLHDNGCLVHIFSSTSEQNALRAVKAMNFSETKIKQMLTVSLDEILNTKNEDNIPAEKDEEDVPNCSDEKKRKSDEAYTQIKKKHRPITSTDGLNFIKSNKFDGLIVVCREEPTEFVKTLLPYLSLSRPFVIYSAYREVLVTIYAEFKMRRDVVFLRLTDNFMRYHQVLPNRTHPDVTMDDGGGFLFSGLFVAGTK